The sequence below is a genomic window from Pantanalinema sp..
AAGCTCGCTGGCTCCTCTCGCTCGCGTTCTTGGCGACGTCCTCCTTGCTCTTCGCCAGCGCGACCATCTCGTTGTCGATCCGATCGATGATCGCGCGAGCGTTGTTGCTGACTTGGAGAGCCTCGGCGTTCGCATGCCGCCGGGCGAGCCCGACGATCTGCGCCTGGTAGGGCTGCCATTCCTTGAGGCTCGTCCGGATCTGGGTGACCTGATCACGCGTGGACTGGAGGTAGATGTGGTCCTCGAACTGCGTCAGGAGCTCCTGTACCTTGACCAGGTACCTCTGCATGTCGGCCAGATGGCGCTCGACCTCGTCCGGCTCGGTGGCCAGCAGGGCATTCTTCTCGGCGCGATCACGATGGCTCAGGTTTAGGTTCGCCTCCTTGATGACCGCGATGCCGCGCACCTCTTTCTCGTACATGTTCTCGAGCATGCCGTTGACGGTGCCAAGCTCCGCGAGAGCAAAGAGTCCCACCACCCCCATGAGTATGAGTATCGCACTGAAGCCGGCCAGCAGCTTCGTTCCGATGCGAAGTTTCATGAATCCTCCCGAATCCCGTACAAATGGCCTGCTCACCCGATCCTGACTGAGGAATCAGCCGCAAATTCGCCTAGCGGCACTCTTTGAGCATCACCAGTATCATTCCGCTGGGCCTCGTGCTGGTCTGGCAATCATTGGGCACATGCGTAACGCTAATCAAAAATAGGCGCATTACCTGAAACAATTAGCCGAATTTATTTAAAGTCAGTCCTAAATCCGCAAGATACTTGCGGATTTAATAGAAAGTACGAGTTAGTACATTACACCCATCTTAAAAAGAACATAGGCCAATGAAATAAATCTTAACATCTCGACATGTCTTATCACTATATGTTCCTTAGTACAGACTATGCCTCTTCAAGACCTTGCCCACTTCTACTTCGCATAGCTGACCTCAATGGTCGGATCGGCCAAGTTTCAGGTGAGTGCATCCTCGAAACCCCCACCTCACGAAACGAAGAGAATGCCAATGAAGTCCCTATCGGATCCGCTCCTTTATGACATCCTTTCTCCGAGCGAGCGCCACAGCCTCCTCGCCCCAGGGGAGGCCGTCCTAGTCGGCTGCTCGGGCGGCGCCGACTCCCTGGCGCTGGTCCACGCCCTCTGCGCGCTGGCTCCCGAGCGGGGGTGGCACGTGGAGGCCGCCTACGTCCACCACGGCCTGCGCCCCGAAGCGGATCGCGAGGCGGAGCTGCTCGCTGCGCGCATGGCGAGCTGGGGCGTCCCCTTCCGGGTCGCACGGGTCGCGATCAGGCTCGCGCCCGGCCAGAGCCCCGAGGAGGCCGTCCGCGACGCCCGGTACGCGGCCCTCAACGCCCTGGCCCGCGCCTCGGGCGCCACCCGCCTGGCGCCGCGCGCGCTCAATCCCGCCATCCACCCCACCCTGAGCCTGAACCTCGCGGTGCTCGCCGACGAGGACGACTACCTGAGTCGTCAAGCGCAAGAAGCCATCCGGCCCCTGCTGTGCCACGAGGGCCCGGGCCTGATCGGCCTGGAGGCCGCGGGCCTCGCGCTCCTGCCTCCCGCCCTTCCTCGCCCCTCGGGGGGCATCGGAAGCCTTCGACGCCGATCACCTGCCGCCCGATCTGGTCTGGCGTCTCGCCCGCCCCGACACCGATCGCTTCGTCCCCTGGGGCCGGCAGAAAGCGCGACCGCTCGCTCGATTCCTCGCCAAGCAGCGCTTGGCGCGTCCTGTCATGGAGCGTTTGCCCGTGCTCGCCGCAGGCGACGCGGCGCATCGTGAGAGCGATCGGCGAAAAGCCGCAGGGGGCCGGATGAAACATCCAGCCCCCCGCGGCTTTTCGCTTACTTACCCAGCAACGCCGGGATGCCGATCCGTCGCTCGAGGGACCGTGCCGGCTCGCCCAGCTTGAAGAAGGCCACCGTCTCCTGGAGGCTATGCGCCTGCCGGCTGAGGTCGTCCGCGGCCTGCGCAACCTGCTCGGTCGCAACCGCCGCCTCCTGCGAACTCTTGCTGAGGCTGTCGACGGCGATGACCACCTGCCCCGCCCCCTGACGCTGCTCCGAGGTCGCGTAGGTGACGGTCCTGGTGAGCTGGTCCATCTCGCCCACCGCGCCCGTGACCTGGTGGTTGATCGCCGCCATCTGCTCGGCGGCGGCCACGATCTGCTGGCTGGCGCGGGCCTGCTCGCTGGTCGCCGCCGAGACCTCGCTGAGCAGCACGCTGACCTGCTGAGCGGCGTCCTTGATCTCGCCCAGCACCTCGCCCGTGTGGTTGGCGAGCTGCGCCCCCTCTTCCACCTTGGCCGCGCCCTGCTGCGTGACGCCGACGGCCTGCGCGGTCTCCTGCTGGATCCCCTTGATCAGGCTACCGATCTCCCCGGTCGCCTTGGCCGAGCGCTCGGCGAGCTTGCGCACCTCGTCGGCGACCACCGCGAAGCCGCGTCCCGCCTCGCCGGCCCGCGCCGCCTCGATGGCGGCGTTGAGGGCCAATAGGTTGGTCTGCTCGGCGATGTCGTCGATCACCTCGATGATCGCCCCGATCTCGCCCGAGCGCTGGTCGAGCAGCCGGATCGTCGCCAGGATGCCCCCCATGGTCTCGTTGATGGCCTTCATTCCGGCGATCGTCTTGACGACGGCCTCCTCGCCGGCGTCCGCGGCCGAGGCGGCCTGCTCGGAAGCCTGGCTCGCGTGGGCGACGTTGCCCGCCACCTGCTGGATGCTCGCCGCCATCTCCGCGATCGAGCTGCTGGTCTGGGTGACCGCCGCGGCCAGCTCGTCGGACTGCCCCCTGATGAGGGTCACCTTGTTGCCGAGGGTCTGGACGCTCGAATCGACGGACTGGAGGTTCGCCGCCATCTCCTCCATGGCGGCCGACGTCTCCTCGGCGCTCGAGGCCTGGACCGAGGTCGTCTTCGAGAGCTCGGCGCTCGAGCTGCCGACCTGCTCCGCCCCCGCCCCGACCGAGTCGGCCGCGGAGCGGACCTGAGCCACCACCTCGCGCAGCCCCTCGATCATGTGGGAGATGGCGTTGCCGAACTGGTCGCGCTCGCTCTTCGGCGCCACGGACTTGCTGAGATCCCCCTGGCTCATGGCCTCGGCCACCGATGCCACCTCCTTGAGGTAGACGATCATGTGGCGGAAGCTCTGGGCCATGTCGCCCAGCTCGTCCCGGCTCGCGACCTCGACGTGCTGATCCAGCTCGCCCTTGGCGATCCCCTCGGCGGCCACCGCGACGACGCCGAGCCC
It includes:
- a CDS encoding ATP-binding protein, giving the protein MKSLSDPLLYDILSPSERHSLLAPGEAVLVGCSGGADSLALVHALCALAPERGWHVEAAYVHHGLRPEADREAELLAARMASWGVPFRVARVAIRLAPGQSPEEAVRDARYAALNALARASGATRLAPRALNPAIHPTLSLNLAVLADEDDYLSRQAQEAIRPLLCHEGPGLIGLEAAGLALLPPALPRPSGGIGSLRRRSPAARSGLASRPPRHRSLRPLGPAESATARSIPRQAALGASCHGAFARARRRRRGAS
- a CDS encoding methyl-accepting chemotaxis protein, whose translation is MKLRIGTKLLMGFSALLLLMGIVGLFALAKLSAVNGLMEDMYRKEVLGISIIKEANLNLLYRDRSEKYAILATDLAQTEYSLANVQKYHAAVLNYLGQYEPLVRTEEARARIGRIRTALKDLQPYQDQIAVLARRNESAKALQVAREGRKLVDRIDNEMTALSQQKESIAKAASDKGHQDYEQARVLVLGLLALAIAIGVAIALYLSRGISRGLGVVAVAAEGIAKGELDQHVEVASRDELGDMAQSFRHMIVYLKEVASVAEAMSQGDLSKSVAPKSERDQFGNAISHMIEGLREVVAQVRSAADSVGAGAEQVGSSSAELSKTTSVQASSAEETSAAMEEMAANLQSVDSSVQTLGNKVTLIRGQSDELAAAVTQTSSSIAEMAASIQQVAGNVAHASQASEQAASAADAGEEAVVKTIAGMKAINETMGGILATIRLLDQRSGEIGAIIEVIDDIAEQTNLLALNAAIEAARAGEAGRGFAVVADEVRKLAERSAKATGEIGSLIKGIQQETAQAVGVTQQGAAKVEEGAQLANHTGEVLGEIKDAAQQVSVLLSEVSAATSEQARASQQIVAAAEQMAAINHQVTGAVGEMDQLTRTVTYATSEQRQGAGQVVIAVDSLSKSSQEAAVATEQVAQAADDLSRQAHSLQETVAFFKLGEPARSLERRIGIPALLGK